A genomic stretch from Mesomycoplasma neurolyticum includes:
- a CDS encoding Mbov_0397 family ICE element conjugal transfer ATPase codes for MKFQSKKLKKHSKVIIWKKFTISDFVLGFIAIVIAFIFSKFVFAYNQTQLIQFIVMVPLTLLQWVLLLSNNGVKLYVYLYRFLRFLVSKKKFTNKNNKKNDIDFLIPYGNIEKEYIWNKDKTIVFGALRVYGKDIALSSRENQQVFINSLTEFFNRISNKITIVKLPKKINLNKNIDAIKKNFTLDKNSEYHEQWLDEMIKKNKNNIEDSYYVIVYAKNISELSIEIDKLKNELFNCQIYNKKLNYLELVKLLNEIYIYDENFSFNSATDKILKIKNAKFKSKYFLLDDTYYSTQTIKEFPTLLKQNWVQDCFNSLSVVIWHLKAIDKSNLYKKLSKTETNAEFNLKNEKDRFESRKKRNEFEALENLANIAAYDNENILGSTLIFLNKSIDLKNLKDIQKLNKLNLQKWNAKIDDLTFRQFEGFANSLFREKDTLNEEQEQIASNISFAWPFIYESFNDNTFPITGLNKNNNSLVFFDPRIKTEQRTNNNMFILGEPGKGKTTFSKKIMLANYAKEDQIIIIDPQNEFVDFVEKLNGQIVDLGVGDNVKINPLQIRENFNPSLKTKTIKQKNIELLQAHESFIRQWFQILYPHFDKNDIIFIIKALHNIYKNYFFENIDVDISKLKNNEYPIIDELILEMKNLANNEKLESEKIKFKKIIDTLELDFVFGRYKNKFNSFSNLKLDNKIICFNVSSLMYQEKEVFNSMFYLIISYLQGKVSNRLNKTNKIWFFFDEVHKFIDEDNMSTLNFIYSTVKEGRKFNVGTVLTTQQPQDFLKSPKIEKMGQAIIASCQYGAIFGLKSESIKYVNNLFENIGGLTEFEKSQINIANIGEALIIISPIQRLLLKINYNDIEKELFFVKNQMISS; via the coding sequence ATGAAATTTCAATCAAAAAAATTAAAAAAACATTCAAAAGTAATAATTTGAAAAAAGTTTACTATTAGCGATTTTGTTTTAGGTTTTATTGCTATTGTAATTGCTTTTATTTTTTCAAAGTTTGTTTTTGCTTATAATCAAACACAGTTAATTCAATTTATAGTAATGGTACCATTAACATTATTACAATGAGTATTATTGCTATCAAATAATGGTGTTAAATTATATGTATATTTATATAGATTTTTAAGATTTTTAGTTTCTAAAAAAAAATTTACAAACAAAAATAACAAAAAAAATGATATTGATTTTTTAATACCTTATGGAAATATAGAAAAAGAATATATTTGAAATAAAGATAAAACTATTGTTTTTGGTGCTTTGAGAGTTTATGGCAAAGATATAGCTTTAAGTTCTAGAGAAAATCAACAAGTATTTATTAACTCATTAACAGAATTTTTTAATAGAATTTCAAATAAAATCACAATTGTTAAGTTACCAAAAAAAATTAATTTAAACAAAAACATTGATGCAATAAAAAAAAATTTTACATTAGACAAAAATAGTGAGTATCATGAACAATGATTAGATGAAATGATCAAAAAAAATAAAAATAATATTGAAGATTCATATTACGTTATTGTTTATGCGAAAAATATTTCTGAATTAAGTATTGAAATTGACAAACTAAAAAATGAGCTTTTTAATTGTCAAATTTACAATAAAAAATTAAATTATTTGGAACTTGTTAAGTTATTAAATGAAATTTATATATATGATGAAAATTTTAGTTTCAATTCAGCAACTGACAAAATTCTTAAAATAAAAAATGCTAAATTTAAATCCAAGTATTTTTTGTTAGATGATACTTATTATTCAACACAAACAATTAAAGAATTTCCAACATTATTAAAACAAAATTGAGTCCAAGATTGCTTTAATTCACTTAGTGTTGTAATTTGACATCTTAAGGCAATTGATAAATCTAATTTATATAAAAAATTAAGTAAAACTGAAACTAATGCTGAATTTAATTTAAAAAATGAAAAAGATCGTTTTGAAAGTAGAAAAAAACGTAATGAATTTGAAGCATTAGAAAATTTAGCAAATATAGCTGCTTATGATAATGAAAATATTTTAGGTTCAACATTAATTTTTTTAAATAAATCTATAGATTTAAAAAATTTAAAAGATATTCAAAAACTTAACAAATTAAATTTACAAAAATGAAATGCTAAAATTGATGATTTAACTTTTAGACAATTTGAAGGTTTTGCAAATTCTTTATTTAGAGAAAAAGATACTTTAAACGAAGAGCAAGAACAAATTGCATCTAACATTTCATTTGCTTGACCTTTTATTTACGAAAGTTTTAATGATAATACTTTTCCAATAACAGGTTTAAACAAAAATAATAATTCATTAGTGTTTTTTGACCCTAGAATTAAAACTGAGCAAAGAACAAATAATAATATGTTCATTTTAGGAGAACCAGGAAAAGGTAAAACAACTTTTAGTAAAAAAATAATGTTAGCTAATTATGCAAAAGAAGATCAAATAATAATTATCGATCCCCAAAATGAGTTTGTTGATTTTGTAGAAAAATTAAATGGGCAAATTGTTGATTTGGGTGTTGGTGATAATGTAAAAATTAACCCTTTACAGATAAGAGAAAACTTTAATCCTTCATTAAAAACAAAAACAATTAAACAAAAAAACATTGAACTATTACAAGCTCATGAAAGTTTTATCAGACAATGATTTCAAATTTTGTATCCTCACTTTGATAAAAATGACATTATTTTCATTATAAAAGCCTTGCATAATATTTATAAAAATTATTTTTTCGAAAATATAGATGTTGATATTTCTAAGCTTAAAAATAATGAATACCCAATTATTGATGAATTAATTTTAGAAATGAAAAATTTAGCTAATAATGAAAAATTAGAAAGTGAAAAAATAAAATTCAAAAAAATTATTGACACTTTGGAATTAGATTTTGTTTTTGGTAGATATAAAAATAAATTTAATTCTTTTTCAAATTTAAAGTTAGATAATAAAATAATTTGTTTTAATGTTTCTTCATTAATGTATCAAGAAAAAGAAGTGTTTAATTCAATGTTTTACTTAATTATTTCATATTTACAAGGTAAGGTATCAAATCGATTGAACAAAACAAATAAAATCTGATTTTTTTTTGATGAAGTACATAAATTTATTGATGAAGATAACATGTCAACACTTAACTTTATTTATTCAACAGTTAAAGAAGGTAGAAAATTTAATGTTGGAACGGTTTTGACCACACAACAACCTCAAGACTTTTTAAAAAGCCCTAAAATCGAAAAAATGGGTCAAGCAATTATTGCTAGTTGTCAATATGGAGCTATTTTCGGTCTCAAATCTGAATCAATAAAATATGTAAATAATTTATTTGAAAATATTGGAGGTTTAACTGAATTTGAAAAAAGCCAAATTAATATTGCAAATATTGGTGAAGCATTAATTATTATTAGTCCTATACAAAGATTGCTATTAAAAATTAATTACAATGACATTGAAAAAGAATTATTTTTTGTTAAAAATCAAATGATTAGTAGTTAA
- a CDS encoding Mbov_0396 family ICE element transmembrane protein — protein sequence MFNWLFNLIAKIINAIISPIAFIFFSVISIISVAIPYTFLRILEMLLNFFNFNIFIRIFFENKKIEANNINKLFWVIFSFAAIMFFVIFIISIIVAAIKLKNKKPEDIQKVLKKSIMSFFMVFSLPFVIVFFTYFTNNLIQIINDALFSKSNDAVISTIFKEFKPTKFNKNEWINYVDSWFWESAAISSSYEGLAWGEGLALTSLLLIVIIIIAWMFALLILQSISKIFMLFVLIIVSPYPIIKSMKDDGKALSNYWSQLKTCLLYFFAQKAVIFLLMVFLMLSTNFKLDWFSNNLNVSSQVANQVDFYLNYIIRVFFILASVLTIMGIMKKLGIEINPKKMFRTEVENWKQISSKNVSLPSYNSLFTTKNLQSQKAFTGLASSATETINQPWVSTALKTFNPSNEIKSNNIKNFLPEKTISKLKEKK from the coding sequence ATGTTTAATTGATTATTTAATTTAATAGCAAAAATTATAAATGCAATAATAAGTCCTATAGCTTTTATATTTTTTTCAGTTATTTCTATTATTTCTGTCGCTATTCCTTATACGTTTTTAAGAATTTTAGAAATGCTTTTGAATTTTTTTAATTTTAATATTTTCATAAGAATTTTTTTTGAAAATAAAAAAATTGAAGCTAACAATATAAATAAACTTTTTTGAGTTATTTTTTCATTTGCTGCGATTATGTTTTTTGTAATTTTTATTATTTCTATTATTGTTGCAGCTATAAAACTTAAAAATAAAAAACCTGAAGATATACAAAAAGTTTTAAAAAAATCTATTATGAGTTTTTTTATGGTTTTTTCTTTACCTTTTGTAATAGTATTTTTCACTTATTTTACAAATAATTTAATTCAAATAATAAATGATGCACTATTTTCTAAATCAAATGACGCAGTAATAAGCACTATTTTCAAAGAGTTCAAACCTACAAAATTTAATAAAAATGAATGAATTAATTATGTTGATAGTTGATTTTGAGAATCAGCAGCAATTAGCTCATCTTACGAAGGATTAGCGTGGGGAGAAGGATTAGCATTAACTAGTTTATTACTTATTGTGATTATAATAATTGCTTGAATGTTTGCATTGCTTATTTTGCAATCTATTTCAAAAATTTTTATGCTTTTTGTATTGATTATAGTGTCACCTTACCCTATTATTAAATCGATGAAAGATGATGGCAAAGCTTTATCAAATTATTGAAGCCAACTCAAAACATGTTTATTATACTTTTTTGCTCAAAAAGCAGTTATATTTTTACTAATGGTTTTTTTAATGTTATCAACTAATTTCAAACTTGACTGATTTTCAAACAATTTAAATGTATCTAGTCAAGTTGCAAATCAAGTAGACTTTTATTTGAATTATATTATTAGAGTGTTTTTTATTTTGGCTTCTGTTTTAACAATAATGGGTATTATGAAAAAATTAGGCATAGAAATCAATCCTAAAAAAATGTTTAGAACTGAAGTGGAAAATTGAAAACAAATTTCAAGTAAAAACGTTTCATTGCCAAGTTACAATTCATTATTTACAACGAAAAATTTACAAAGTCAAAAAGCATTTACAGGTTTAGCCTCAAGTGCTACTGAAACAATAAACCAACCATGAGTTTCAACAGCATTAAAAACATTTAATCCATCAAATGAAATTAAATCAAATAATATTAAAAACTTTTTACCAGAGAAAACAATATCAAAATTAAAGGAAAAAAAATAA
- a CDS encoding Mbov_0395 family pilin-like conjugal transfer protein — MNNFNFLQKIIYLNNENSQAVDTFTKGLQTAVKPIETVFLQIVSVCLSIICLMLMGAIIYYLIKVAFSDNKRSENLKHLKFIVLAFLAIFAVLLVGWPLIKQFSETVQSGVKI; from the coding sequence ATGAATAATTTTAATTTTTTACAAAAAATTATTTATTTAAATAATGAAAATAGTCAAGCAGTTGACACTTTTACAAAAGGTTTACAAACAGCGGTAAAACCTATTGAAACAGTTTTTTTACAAATAGTAAGTGTTTGTTTATCTATTATTTGTTTAATGTTAATGGGAGCTATAATTTATTATTTGATCAAAGTCGCTTTTTCAGATAATAAAAGAAGTGAAAATTTAAAACATTTAAAATTTATTGTATTAGCATTTTTAGCTATATTTGCAGTTTTGCTTGTTGGTTGACCACTTATAAAACAATTTTCAGAAACTGTTCAATCAGGAGTAAAAATCTAA
- the ssb gene encoding single-stranded DNA-binding protein, translating into MNKVFLAGRIANDFKLMTSANNNYYTWITLAVRRNYKSNEGNEITDFIPFVAWNKTAEILNKYAMKGVKIFLEANLNVVEEVIKNKKTFSFMLQAKAIELLETKEQIENRKNKNNSNTTYCDWTTNEELIEKNEDPIEETNSEPKKEETNKSSIEHLFGTKYPKDINENTYKTFNYDVDGIFKNNK; encoded by the coding sequence ATGAACAAAGTTTTTTTAGCCGGCAGAATTGCCAATGATTTTAAGTTAATGACAAGTGCAAATAATAATTATTACACTTGAATAACACTTGCTGTAAGAAGAAATTATAAGTCAAATGAAGGTAATGAAATTACCGATTTTATACCTTTTGTTGCTTGAAATAAAACAGCAGAAATATTAAATAAATATGCAATGAAAGGAGTGAAAATTTTTCTTGAAGCAAATTTAAATGTTGTAGAAGAAGTTATTAAAAATAAAAAAACTTTTTCATTTATGCTTCAAGCTAAAGCAATTGAACTTTTAGAAACAAAAGAACAAATTGAAAATAGAAAAAATAAGAATAATTCAAATACTACTTATTGTGATTGAACTACAAATGAAGAATTAATAGAAAAAAATGAAGATCCAATTGAAGAAACAAATTCTGAACCTAAAAAAGAAGAAACAAATAAAAGTAGTATTGAACATTTATTTGGAACAAAATATCCAAAAGACATCAATGAAAATACTTATAAAACATTTAATTATGATGTTGATGGAATATTTAAAAATAATAAATAA
- a CDS encoding Mbov_0400 family ICE element protein, whose amino-acid sequence MSTNLPKMKPMFTKNTKYEITFDRFEGPIKHRPIVIFRDEYAEITEDGKIIEKYYYIKARSAHDENGNIKIAKKGEIFLEKATIGLLTNDSYVDTTQIYSIKKEELNNIVDRKNVIFASTNDLTKYQIDKIYRSVLKNLTQEPPYVSFMDVKLNNKTNAFVGELKYSHEYFLDQDYFKSSRKDKKKFMANILNKKNLIEETLIELRNLKNGVREEFSDILWEWEYVQKLEQEKIEQKRLQNIGDEKNEEFEKEGDDFTR is encoded by the coding sequence ATGAGTACAAATTTACCTAAAATGAAACCAATGTTTACAAAAAATACTAAATATGAAATTACTTTTGATCGTTTTGAAGGACCAATCAAACATAGACCTATTGTTATATTTAGAGATGAATATGCAGAAATTACTGAAGATGGGAAAATTATAGAAAAATATTATTATATTAAAGCTAGAAGTGCACATGATGAAAATGGGAATATAAAAATAGCTAAAAAGGGTGAAATTTTTTTAGAAAAAGCTACAATAGGATTATTAACAAATGATTCTTATGTTGATACAACGCAAATTTATTCAATTAAAAAAGAAGAATTAAACAATATAGTAGATAGAAAAAATGTTATTTTTGCTAGTACAAATGATTTAACAAAATATCAAATAGACAAAATTTATAGAAGTGTTCTTAAAAACTTAACGCAAGAGCCACCATATGTTTCATTTATGGATGTTAAACTAAATAACAAAACAAATGCTTTTGTTGGTGAGTTAAAATATAGTCATGAATATTTTTTAGATCAAGATTACTTTAAAAGTTCCAGGAAAGATAAGAAAAAATTCATGGCTAACATTTTAAACAAAAAAAATTTAATTGAAGAAACATTAATTGAGTTAAGAAACCTTAAAAATGGTGTACGAGAAGAATTTTCAGATATTTTATGGGAATGAGAATATGTGCAAAAATTAGAGCAAGAAAAAATAGAGCAAAAAAGATTACAAAACATAGGAGATGAAAAAAATGAAGAATTTGAAAAAGAAGGTGATGATTTCACACGTTAA